One Opitutia bacterium DNA segment encodes these proteins:
- a CDS encoding aldehyde dehydrogenase family protein, which yields MPTLTDKKAARPTKRSIGRPAAELIFGDLWEFDPSPETADPKLKPRYELFIGGEFVAPASGKYFDSINPSNETKIAEFALGGAADVEAAFAAAQKAQPAWAKLPGKERAKYIYRVARLLQDRAREFAVAETMDNGKPIKETRDFDVPMAAAHFFYHAGWADKLEYVAPGRRVAPLGIVGQVIPWNFPLLMMAWKLAPALAVGNCAVIKPATNTPLCAIKLAEIIQDAGLPPGVVNIITGPGSTGGAIMAHPLAAKIAFTGSTEVGKVIMRSVAGTEKRMTMELGGKAANIVFDDAPLDQAVEGIVNGIFFNQGQVCCAGSRLLVHEPVADEVVAKLKNRLRVLRVGDPLDKNTDVGAIVSRDQLETVQSYLDAGTKEGATMWQPSCRLPKKGFYLPPTIFTNVTMSHRIAREEIFGPVLSIITFRTVDEAIEKANNTAYGLSAGVWTDKGSRILKMSTELKAGVVWANTFNKFDPTSPFGGYKESGFGREGGRQGLLDYCKLV from the coding sequence ATGCCCACTCTGACTGACAAAAAAGCCGCCCGCCCGACCAAGCGTTCCATCGGCCGCCCCGCCGCCGAGCTGATCTTCGGCGACCTCTGGGAATTCGATCCGTCGCCCGAGACCGCCGACCCGAAGCTCAAGCCGCGCTACGAACTCTTCATCGGCGGCGAGTTCGTCGCGCCGGCGTCGGGCAAGTATTTCGACTCCATCAATCCGTCCAACGAGACGAAGATCGCCGAGTTCGCGCTCGGTGGCGCTGCCGACGTCGAGGCTGCGTTCGCCGCCGCGCAGAAAGCGCAGCCCGCGTGGGCGAAGCTACCGGGCAAGGAGCGCGCGAAATACATCTACCGCGTCGCGCGCCTGCTGCAGGACCGCGCTCGCGAGTTCGCCGTCGCGGAGACGATGGACAACGGCAAGCCGATCAAGGAAACGCGCGACTTCGACGTGCCGATGGCCGCCGCGCACTTTTTCTATCACGCAGGTTGGGCCGATAAGCTCGAATACGTCGCGCCCGGCCGCCGCGTCGCGCCGCTCGGCATCGTTGGTCAGGTTATTCCGTGGAATTTTCCGCTGTTGATGATGGCTTGGAAACTCGCGCCTGCGCTCGCCGTGGGCAACTGCGCCGTCATCAAGCCCGCGACCAACACGCCGCTCTGCGCGATCAAGCTCGCCGAGATCATCCAGGACGCCGGTCTGCCTCCGGGCGTCGTCAACATCATCACCGGTCCCGGCTCGACCGGCGGCGCGATCATGGCGCACCCGCTTGCGGCCAAGATTGCTTTCACCGGTTCGACGGAAGTCGGCAAGGTCATCATGCGCTCCGTCGCCGGCACCGAGAAGCGCATGACGATGGAGCTCGGCGGCAAGGCGGCGAACATCGTCTTCGATGACGCGCCGCTCGACCAAGCCGTGGAGGGCATCGTCAACGGCATCTTCTTCAACCAGGGCCAAGTCTGCTGCGCCGGCTCGCGCCTGCTCGTGCACGAACCGGTCGCTGACGAAGTCGTCGCGAAATTGAAGAACCGCCTGCGCGTGCTCCGCGTCGGCGATCCCCTCGACAAGAACACCGACGTCGGCGCCATCGTCTCGCGCGACCAGCTCGAGACCGTGCAGAGCTACCTCGACGCAGGCACGAAGGAAGGCGCCACGATGTGGCAGCCGTCGTGCCGCCTGCCGAAGAAGGGTTTTTATCTGCCGCCGACGATCTTCACCAATGTGACGATGAGCCACCGCATCGCGCGCGAGGAAATCTTCGGGCCGGTGCTCTCGATCATCACGTTCCGCACCGTCGACGAGGCGATCGAGAAGGCCAACAACACCGCCTACGGCCTCAGCGCCGGCGTGTGGACCGACAAGGGCTCGCGCATCCTCAAGATGTCGACCGAGCTGAAAGCCGGCGTCGTCTGGGCGAACACGTTCAACAAGTTCGACCCGACCTCGCCCTTCGGCGGCTACAAGGAATCCGGCTTCGGCCGCGAAGGCGGCCGCCAGGGCCTGCTCGATTACTGCAAGCTCGTCTGA
- a CDS encoding GxxExxY protein, whose product MDTNGHESEPLLHKELVYSVVGGAMEVLNGLGHGLHEKPYENALVVEFGLKRIALEQQRRFPILYKSVQVGEYVPDLLVASALVVDAKVIDRITDVERGQMLNYLRITKLRVGVILNFKRPKLEWERVVL is encoded by the coding sequence ATGGACACGAATGGACACGAATCCGAGCCGCTCCTGCACAAGGAATTGGTTTATTCGGTCGTGGGCGGCGCGATGGAGGTGCTCAACGGGCTGGGTCACGGTTTGCATGAGAAGCCCTATGAAAACGCGCTCGTGGTTGAATTCGGACTGAAGCGGATCGCGCTCGAGCAGCAGCGTAGGTTTCCGATTCTCTACAAGTCGGTGCAGGTGGGTGAATATGTGCCGGACCTGCTTGTCGCCTCCGCTCTCGTGGTGGACGCGAAGGTCATCGACCGCATCACTGACGTCGAACGAGGCCAGATGTTGAATTATCTTCGCATCACCAAGCTCCGCGTCGGCGTCATTCTCAATTTCAAACGCCCGAAGCTCGAATGGGAGCGCGTAGTCCTCTGA
- a CDS encoding zinc ribbon domain-containing protein yields MVKNSFQSPSECPVCGAAVPRDARACPECGADERSGWNEDDTRYDGLDLPDEAFDDGRPPKPVARRNASVVWSVVASLVVLAVILAFVFRR; encoded by the coding sequence GTGGTTAAAAATTCCTTCCAGTCTCCTTCCGAGTGTCCCGTCTGCGGTGCGGCCGTGCCGCGCGACGCGCGCGCTTGCCCGGAGTGCGGCGCCGACGAGCGCTCGGGCTGGAACGAGGACGACACGCGTTACGACGGCCTCGATCTGCCGGACGAGGCGTTCGACGACGGTCGCCCGCCCAAGCCGGTCGCACGCCGCAATGCCAGCGTCGTTTGGTCCGTCGTCGCCAGCCTCGTTGTCCTCGCCGTGATCCTCGCCTTCGTCTTCCGCCGTTAG
- a CDS encoding POT family MFS transporter — MSAPLRTAPVETNQMPPGIPYIVGNEAAERFNFYGLKAILVIYMTQYLRDRSGALAPMNENEANAWYHLFVGSNYFFPMMGAIIADVFWGKFRTVFWISLVYCVGCLALALDHTRTGLFVGLGLIALGAGGIKPCVAANVGDQFGAANQHLVSRAFGWFYWAVNFGSFFSISLTPWLLQKHGPGLAFGIPAGLMLLATVIFWAGRRQFVHVPPKGKAFIAETFNRASLTTLGRLAMIFVFMVPFWALWDQSGGEWVLQADKMERNLFGFEILAPQLQAVNAIMILSFIPLFQYLIYPAIDRVWKLTALRKIGLGIFTIGLSFLVTAWIESQIQAGLKPNIAWQLPAFALLSAGEVMASITALEFAYTQAPKHLKAVVQAIFYLSITGGNFFTAAVHWFIANPDGTAKLQGPAFYIFFAVLSMTAAIAFSFVARRYKEVNYLQADAPAQT, encoded by the coding sequence ATGTCCGCCCCGCTTCGCACCGCCCCCGTTGAAACCAACCAGATGCCGCCCGGCATCCCCTACATCGTCGGCAATGAAGCCGCCGAGCGGTTCAACTTCTACGGGCTGAAGGCGATTCTCGTCATCTACATGACCCAATATCTGCGCGACCGCTCCGGGGCGCTCGCGCCGATGAACGAGAACGAGGCCAACGCGTGGTATCACCTCTTCGTCGGTTCGAACTATTTTTTCCCGATGATGGGTGCGATCATCGCCGACGTTTTCTGGGGCAAGTTCCGCACGGTGTTCTGGATTTCGCTCGTCTATTGCGTCGGCTGCCTCGCGCTTGCCCTCGATCACACTCGGACGGGACTGTTCGTCGGTCTCGGTCTGATCGCGCTGGGTGCCGGCGGCATCAAGCCCTGCGTCGCGGCGAATGTCGGCGATCAATTCGGCGCGGCCAACCAACACCTCGTCTCGCGCGCGTTCGGCTGGTTCTACTGGGCGGTCAATTTCGGGTCGTTCTTCTCGATTTCGCTCACGCCGTGGCTGCTGCAAAAACACGGGCCTGGCCTCGCGTTCGGCATTCCCGCGGGACTGATGCTGCTCGCGACCGTCATCTTCTGGGCGGGTCGGCGCCAGTTCGTGCACGTGCCGCCGAAGGGCAAGGCGTTCATCGCCGAGACCTTCAACCGCGCGAGCCTCACCACGCTCGGGCGGCTGGCGATGATCTTCGTGTTCATGGTGCCGTTCTGGGCGCTGTGGGACCAGAGCGGCGGCGAGTGGGTGCTGCAGGCCGACAAGATGGAGCGCAACCTCTTCGGCTTCGAGATCCTCGCGCCTCAGCTGCAAGCGGTGAATGCGATCATGATCCTAAGCTTCATCCCGCTGTTCCAATATCTCATCTATCCCGCGATCGATCGGGTCTGGAAACTCACCGCGCTCCGCAAGATCGGCCTCGGCATCTTCACCATCGGCCTCTCGTTCCTCGTCACCGCATGGATCGAGTCGCAGATTCAGGCCGGACTGAAGCCCAATATCGCGTGGCAACTGCCGGCCTTCGCGCTGCTCTCGGCGGGCGAAGTCATGGCGTCGATCACCGCGCTCGAGTTCGCCTACACGCAGGCGCCGAAACACCTGAAGGCGGTCGTGCAGGCGATTTTCTACCTATCGATCACCGGCGGCAATTTCTTCACCGCGGCCGTCCACTGGTTCATCGCCAATCCCGACGGCACCGCGAAGCTGCAGGGACCGGCGTTCTACATTTTCTTTGCGGTGCTCTCGATGACTGCCGCCATCGCCTTCAGCTTCGTCGCGCGCCGCTACAAGGAGGTCAATTACCTCCAAGCCGACGCGCCCGCTCAAACCTGA
- a CDS encoding aldehyde dehydrogenase family protein codes for MTRLPVTKTPKCYVGGAFIRSESSRVFPLKDAAGNFFANIPQCTRKDLRNAVEAAAKAGPGWAKRTAYNRGQIIYRLAEMLEARQADMADALAIGGASKAAAAKEIVATIDRLIYYAGWTDKYESLLGSVNPVAAPYFNFTVTDPMGIVGVIAPDEAPLLALVSLIAPIITSGNPVVALASSTQPYPSIVLGEMLATSDLPGGVVNLLTGFRKEIVPTMATHTHLRALAGVANAEERKTLKLGAAESVKRVKLHAAEDKTDWFSDRAQSLYEIRDFVEFKTTWHPVGA; via the coding sequence ATGACCCGTCTGCCCGTCACCAAAACGCCCAAGTGCTACGTCGGAGGAGCATTCATCCGCTCCGAGAGTTCGCGCGTGTTCCCGCTCAAGGACGCCGCTGGCAATTTCTTCGCCAACATCCCGCAGTGCACGCGCAAGGACCTGCGCAACGCCGTCGAGGCCGCCGCCAAGGCCGGTCCCGGCTGGGCCAAACGCACGGCCTACAACCGCGGCCAGATCATCTACCGCCTCGCCGAGATGCTCGAGGCGCGCCAAGCCGACATGGCCGACGCGCTCGCCATCGGCGGCGCCTCGAAGGCGGCCGCGGCCAAGGAGATCGTCGCGACGATCGACCGTCTCATTTACTACGCCGGCTGGACCGATAAATACGAGTCGCTGCTCGGCAGCGTGAACCCGGTCGCCGCGCCGTATTTCAATTTCACCGTGACCGATCCGATGGGCATCGTCGGCGTGATCGCGCCCGATGAGGCGCCGTTGCTCGCGCTCGTGTCGCTCATCGCGCCGATCATCACGAGCGGCAACCCGGTCGTCGCGCTCGCGTCGTCCACGCAACCGTATCCGAGCATCGTGCTCGGCGAAATGCTCGCCACGAGCGACCTGCCCGGCGGCGTCGTGAATCTGCTCACCGGTTTCCGCAAGGAGATCGTGCCGACGATGGCCACGCATACGCACCTGCGCGCGCTGGCCGGCGTGGCCAATGCCGAGGAGCGCAAGACGCTCAAGCTCGGTGCCGCCGAGAGCGTGAAGCGCGTGAAGCTGCACGCCGCCGAGGACAAGACCGACTGGTTCTCCGATCGCGCGCAGAGCCTCTACGAGATCCGCGACTTCGTGGAGTTCAAGACGACCTGGCATCCGGTCGGCGCCTGA
- a CDS encoding ABC transporter substrate-binding protein — protein MFYPRHHLAVVAAVFGAVVSAIGAAETVTLQLKWKHQFQFAGYYAAIAQGYYRDAGLDVQLREAEPGRDPVETVLAGEADFGVGTSELLLLRGQGKPVVVLAAIFQHSPLTLLTRRTDRVNDLQALHDQPIMIEPQSAELFAYFRNEGVDPAKLHVVHHTFEVRDLIDGRVAAMSAYASDEPFLLRQAGVDYLTFTPRAGGIDFYGDNLFTTERQLREHPGRVRRFREASLRGWDYALAHPDEIVALIHQRYSQRKSREHLQFEAAQTAQLMHPGLIEVGHMNPGRWRHMADTYAEFGMLPRNFQFGAFLYDPNPTPDLRWVYWTLGITVALLLAAVGWVLPLIRLNRRLRAADESKTRFLAFLAHEIRTPLNGMAGVVDLMKSDSLSASQRELLELQERSAQNLLRLVDSVLDYSRLDAGKMTVERAPVELRTFASDVCELFRTVAQARKVNLRCEIAPDVPACVQTDGVKLRQILANLLSNAVKFTIVGNVTLAIARIGTASDGTLRLRFSVTDTGPGISPEAQARLFQPFEQADATVVRRHGGSGLGLNISRSLAQLLGGDIRVESKPGVGSTFIVEIAAADASRA, from the coding sequence GTGTTTTACCCTAGACACCATCTGGCCGTCGTCGCCGCCGTTTTTGGTGCGGTGGTCTCGGCGATCGGCGCGGCGGAGACGGTGACGCTCCAGCTCAAGTGGAAACACCAGTTCCAGTTCGCCGGTTACTACGCCGCGATCGCCCAGGGTTACTACCGCGATGCCGGGCTCGACGTTCAGCTGCGCGAAGCCGAACCGGGTCGCGATCCGGTTGAAACTGTCCTCGCGGGCGAAGCCGATTTCGGTGTCGGCACGTCGGAGCTGTTGCTGCTGCGCGGACAAGGTAAACCCGTCGTCGTGCTCGCGGCGATCTTCCAACACTCGCCGCTGACCCTGCTCACGCGCCGCACCGACCGCGTGAACGATCTCCAGGCGCTGCACGACCAGCCGATCATGATCGAGCCGCAGTCGGCCGAGCTCTTCGCCTACTTCCGCAACGAAGGCGTCGACCCCGCCAAGCTCCACGTCGTGCACCACACGTTCGAGGTGCGTGATCTGATCGACGGCCGCGTGGCGGCGATGTCGGCCTACGCGAGCGACGAGCCGTTTTTGTTGCGGCAGGCGGGTGTCGACTACCTCACGTTCACCCCGCGCGCGGGCGGCATCGATTTCTACGGCGACAACCTTTTCACCACCGAGCGGCAGCTGCGCGAGCATCCCGGACGCGTGCGCCGTTTTCGCGAAGCCAGCCTGCGCGGCTGGGACTACGCGCTCGCGCATCCGGACGAGATCGTCGCGCTGATCCACCAGCGCTACAGCCAGCGCAAGAGCCGCGAGCATCTCCAGTTCGAAGCCGCGCAAACCGCCCAACTCATGCATCCCGGCCTGATCGAGGTCGGCCACATGAACCCGGGCCGCTGGCGCCACATGGCGGACACCTACGCGGAATTCGGCATGTTGCCGCGCAATTTTCAATTCGGCGCGTTCCTCTACGATCCCAACCCGACGCCCGATCTGCGCTGGGTCTATTGGACGCTCGGCATCACCGTCGCGCTGCTGCTCGCGGCCGTCGGCTGGGTGCTGCCGTTGATACGGCTCAACCGCCGACTCCGCGCGGCCGACGAGTCGAAGACGCGTTTTCTCGCCTTCCTCGCCCACGAAATCCGCACGCCACTCAACGGCATGGCGGGCGTCGTCGACCTGATGAAGTCCGACTCGCTGAGTGCGTCGCAGCGCGAGCTGCTCGAGCTCCAGGAACGCTCCGCGCAAAACCTCCTGCGGCTCGTCGACAGCGTGCTCGACTACTCGCGCCTCGATGCCGGCAAGATGACCGTCGAGCGCGCGCCAGTGGAACTCCGCACCTTCGCCTCCGACGTCTGCGAGCTCTTCCGCACCGTCGCTCAAGCCCGCAAGGTGAACCTCCGCTGCGAGATCGCGCCCGACGTGCCGGCGTGCGTGCAGACCGACGGCGTGAAGCTCCGCCAGATCCTCGCCAACCTGCTCTCCAACGCCGTGAAATTCACGATCGTCGGCAACGTCACGCTCGCCATCGCGCGCATCGGCACGGCGAGCGATGGCACGCTGCGCCTGCGCTTCAGCGTCACCGACACCGGCCCGGGCATTTCGCCCGAGGCGCAGGCGCGGCTTTTCCAACCGTTCGAGCAGGCGGACGCCACGGTCGTGCGCCGACACGGCGGCAGCGGCCTCGGGCTGAACATCTCGCGGTCGCTCGCGCAGCTGCTCGGCGGAGACATCCGCGTCGAGAGCAAGCCCGGCGTCGGCTCGACGTTCATTGTCGAGATCGCGGCGGCCGACGCTTCGCGCGCCTGA
- a CDS encoding TfoX/Sxy family protein encodes MARAKPILIDREPAPRGRAGEVAALLNLGPKSAAWLDAAGIHTRAQIVKLGPIGVCRKLFESGRPVSVVMAYAVEGGLSGTHWNALPAETKQALRTGFARMRAEVSRRA; translated from the coding sequence ATGGCGCGCGCCAAACCAATCTTGATCGATCGCGAACCGGCACCGCGCGGGCGCGCCGGAGAAGTCGCCGCGCTGCTCAATCTCGGCCCGAAGAGCGCTGCGTGGCTCGACGCCGCCGGCATCCACACGCGCGCGCAGATCGTGAAGCTCGGGCCGATCGGAGTGTGCCGGAAGTTGTTCGAGAGCGGCCGACCGGTGAGCGTGGTGATGGCCTACGCCGTCGAGGGCGGGCTGAGCGGCACGCACTGGAATGCCTTGCCCGCCGAGACGAAGCAGGCGCTGCGCACGGGTTTCGCGCGCATGCGGGCCGAGGTGAGTCGCCGCGCCTGA
- a CDS encoding VOC family protein, whose amino-acid sequence MKIEHLALWTNDLERSRAFYETYFGARPNDLYHNPVNRFRSYFLSFDTGARLELMQMPGIPPNANNVDTQSLGLIHFAMSLGSEAAVDALTERIRAAGYRVISEARRTGDGYYESCVLDPDGNRIELTV is encoded by the coding sequence ATGAAAATCGAACACCTCGCCCTCTGGACCAACGACCTCGAACGCTCCCGCGCTTTCTACGAGACTTACTTCGGAGCGCGCCCCAACGATCTCTACCACAATCCCGTCAACCGTTTCCGCTCCTACTTCCTGTCGTTCGACACCGGCGCGCGACTCGAGCTCATGCAGATGCCGGGCATTCCGCCCAACGCCAACAACGTGGACACGCAGTCGCTGGGTCTCATCCATTTCGCGATGTCGCTCGGCAGCGAAGCGGCCGTCGATGCGCTCACGGAGCGCATCCGCGCGGCGGGCTACCGCGTGATCTCCGAGGCGCGCCGCACCGGCGACGGCTACTACGAAAGCTGCGTGCTCGATCCCGACGGCAACCGCATCGAGCTGACCGTCTGA
- a CDS encoding YdeI/OmpD-associated family protein, protein MRQEFRAKLYLVALVRWVDLPKRIVAELKLPPAEIKGGGQGWNAVLRFNDDIDRVTLLPGKPGKLKLAFKVELLRAAEVDAGDTIEFTLEPDTASREPDLPEEMRKTFQARPELEQRWLAHSVAQRRQVVRYVFQAKSAEVQAKRSWIFLERLAETGRLSSS, encoded by the coding sequence ATGCGTCAGGAATTTCGCGCCAAGCTCTACCTCGTCGCGCTCGTTCGCTGGGTCGACCTGCCGAAGCGCATCGTCGCCGAGTTGAAGCTGCCGCCCGCCGAGATCAAGGGCGGCGGCCAGGGCTGGAATGCCGTGCTGCGCTTCAACGACGACATCGACCGCGTCACTCTGCTGCCCGGCAAACCGGGCAAGCTGAAGCTCGCTTTCAAAGTCGAGTTGCTCCGCGCCGCCGAAGTCGACGCCGGAGACACGATCGAGTTCACGCTCGAGCCCGACACCGCCTCGCGCGAGCCCGACCTGCCGGAAGAGATGCGCAAGACGTTCCAGGCGCGCCCCGAGCTGGAACAGCGCTGGCTGGCCCACAGCGTCGCGCAACGCCGCCAGGTCGTCCGCTACGTCTTCCAGGCGAAGAGCGCCGAAGTGCAGGCCAAGCGCAGCTGGATCTTCCTCGAGCGCCTCGCCGAGACCGGCCGGCTCAGCAGCAGCTGA
- a CDS encoding ribokinase: MSPRVVIVGSFMQDLAFYARRFPQPGETLVGDFRTGPGGKGFNQAVASARAGAPTLFIGAIGRDTFGSSAKKFAASVGLRTNFIEKHKYATGIASITIDEAGQNQIVVAPGANMALHKHDVPLAPFALAHVVVCQGESDYATVAHVLRHGRKNGAVTVLNPAPMRADFDLAMLRHVEVLIPNESEFITLVRQHSGCAALLRTAAYREVGEFTEAALHTLKADALHRLCRCLQVPIVILTLGARGCFVSQPDAYLRMNAHPVEVIDSTGAGDAFVGGFAAGLVKFKKNVVEAAHFANAVAALAVMQPGTAEAMPNTREIARFLRERAHAVR; the protein is encoded by the coding sequence GTGTCACCCCGCGTCGTCATCGTCGGCAGTTTCATGCAGGATCTGGCTTTTTACGCGCGGCGGTTTCCCCAACCCGGCGAGACGCTGGTCGGCGATTTTCGGACCGGGCCGGGCGGCAAGGGCTTCAACCAGGCCGTCGCCTCCGCCCGCGCCGGTGCCCCGACGCTCTTCATCGGGGCGATCGGCCGCGACACGTTCGGCAGCAGCGCGAAGAAATTCGCCGCGTCGGTCGGCCTGCGCACGAACTTCATCGAGAAGCACAAATACGCGACCGGCATCGCCTCCATCACGATCGACGAAGCCGGGCAAAACCAGATCGTCGTCGCGCCGGGCGCCAACATGGCGTTGCACAAGCACGACGTGCCGCTCGCTCCGTTCGCCCTGGCCCACGTCGTCGTCTGCCAAGGCGAGTCCGACTACGCGACCGTCGCCCACGTGCTGCGCCACGGCCGCAAGAACGGCGCCGTCACGGTGCTCAACCCCGCGCCGATGCGCGCGGATTTCGATCTCGCGATGCTGCGGCATGTCGAGGTGCTGATCCCGAACGAGTCGGAGTTCATCACGCTCGTCCGCCAGCATTCCGGCTGCGCCGCGCTGCTGCGCACGGCCGCCTACCGCGAGGTCGGCGAATTCACCGAAGCCGCCCTGCACACGCTCAAGGCCGACGCGCTGCACCGGCTCTGCCGCTGCCTGCAAGTTCCCATCGTTATCCTCACGCTCGGCGCCCGCGGCTGCTTCGTGTCGCAACCCGACGCTTATCTCCGCATGAACGCGCACCCGGTCGAAGTCATCGACTCCACCGGCGCGGGCGACGCGTTCGTCGGCGGCTTCGCGGCCGGCTTGGTGAAGTTCAAGAAGAACGTCGTCGAAGCCGCCCACTTCGCCAACGCCGTCGCCGCGCTCGCCGTGATGCAGCCCGGCACCGCCGAGGCGATGCCCAACACGCGCGAGATCGCGCGCTTCCTCCGCGAGCGCGCCCACGCCGTGCGCTGA
- a CDS encoding histidine kinase, translated as MNRAPADTAAKLERAKCRLYVAAQVGGWGAFLLFQFGVATTFGDPSKATRDSTTESAIYCMIALLGLALTHYARRFMESWGWKSMNWRALTPRVIGMAAVLAFLWCAVGYGYSYGIVGLPWPSKFNPVAVFFFSWINSLVVMFGWLSAYFFYHIFERLQRMQVEQLRLAASAKEAELRALKSQVNPHFLFNSLNSLRALIDEDAPRARESVTRLANMLRYSLQSGQLETVPFEDEVRIVEDYLALEQIRHESRLRVRWSIADDVRACGVPPMLLQTLAENAVKYGISARRDGGELVISAQLVEKELVIRVTNPGDLSQPASTAAAKAGSSTGVGLRNASERLKLLFGDRAQLSLTAEPAGFVTAEVRIPCLSRP; from the coding sequence ATGAACCGCGCCCCGGCCGACACTGCCGCCAAACTCGAACGCGCCAAGTGCCGCCTCTACGTCGCCGCGCAGGTCGGCGGTTGGGGCGCGTTCCTGCTGTTCCAGTTCGGCGTGGCGACGACCTTCGGGGATCCTTCGAAGGCGACGCGCGACTCCACCACGGAAAGCGCGATCTATTGCATGATCGCGCTGCTGGGCCTGGCGCTGACGCACTACGCCCGGCGCTTCATGGAATCGTGGGGCTGGAAAAGCATGAACTGGCGGGCGCTCACCCCGCGCGTGATCGGGATGGCCGCGGTGCTGGCGTTCCTGTGGTGCGCGGTCGGCTACGGCTATTCCTACGGCATCGTGGGCCTGCCGTGGCCGTCGAAGTTCAACCCCGTCGCCGTCTTCTTCTTCAGCTGGATCAACAGCCTCGTGGTGATGTTCGGCTGGTTGAGCGCGTATTTCTTCTACCACATCTTCGAGCGACTGCAGCGCATGCAGGTCGAGCAGTTGCGGCTCGCCGCCAGCGCGAAGGAGGCGGAGTTGCGCGCGCTGAAATCGCAGGTGAATCCGCACTTCCTCTTCAACTCGCTCAACAGCCTGCGCGCGCTGATCGACGAGGATGCGCCGCGCGCCCGCGAATCGGTGACGCGGCTGGCCAACATGCTCCGTTACTCGCTCCAATCGGGCCAGCTCGAGACCGTGCCGTTCGAGGACGAGGTGCGGATCGTCGAGGACTACCTCGCGCTCGAGCAGATCCGGCACGAATCGCGGCTCCGCGTGCGTTGGTCGATCGCCGATGACGTGCGCGCTTGCGGCGTGCCGCCGATGCTCCTCCAGACGCTGGCGGAGAACGCGGTCAAATACGGCATCTCCGCCCGCCGCGACGGCGGCGAACTCGTGATCTCCGCGCAGTTGGTCGAGAAGGAACTCGTCATTCGCGTCACCAACCCGGGCGATCTCTCCCAGCCCGCCAGCACCGCCGCGGCGAAGGCCGGCTCCTCCACCGGCGTGGGCCTGCGCAACGCGTCCGAGCGCCTCAAGCTCCTCTTCGGCGATCGCGCGCAGCTCTCGCTCACGGCCGAGCCGGCCGGCTTCGTGACCGCCGAAGTGCGCATCCCCTGCCTCTCCCGCCCATGA
- a CDS encoding response regulator transcription factor, giving the protein MKALLIDDERLARNELRRLLAAHKDIEIVGEAVDVEDALDKISALKPELLFLDVQMPGADGFSLLEKLETAMPAVIFTTAYDEFAVKAFEFNALDYLLKPVDPSRLGAALEKLRLRVASGSSADVAGRTRLSLEDKVFVREGDQCWFVPVKNIRLLESEGNYTRVHFDDNKPQLFRSLTAMEERLDVKHFFRANRKQVINLAWVDGIEPWFSGGLLVRLKGGLKVELSRRQAQDFRERMSL; this is encoded by the coding sequence ATGAAAGCCCTGCTCATCGATGACGAGCGCCTCGCGCGCAACGAACTGCGCCGTCTCCTCGCCGCGCACAAGGACATCGAGATCGTCGGCGAAGCGGTCGACGTCGAGGACGCGCTCGACAAGATCTCCGCGCTCAAACCCGAACTGCTGTTCCTCGACGTGCAGATGCCGGGAGCGGACGGCTTCAGCCTGCTCGAGAAACTCGAGACGGCGATGCCGGCCGTGATCTTCACGACCGCCTACGACGAGTTCGCGGTGAAGGCCTTCGAATTCAACGCGCTCGATTACCTGCTGAAGCCCGTCGACCCGAGCCGCCTCGGCGCCGCGTTGGAAAAGCTGCGCCTGCGCGTCGCGAGCGGTTCGTCCGCCGACGTGGCGGGTCGCACCCGCCTTTCGCTCGAGGACAAGGTTTTCGTGCGCGAGGGCGACCAATGCTGGTTCGTGCCGGTGAAGAACATCCGCCTGCTCGAGTCGGAGGGCAATTACACCCGCGTCCATTTCGACGACAACAAGCCGCAGCTCTTCCGTTCGCTCACCGCGATGGAGGAACGGCTCGACGTGAAGCATTTCTTCCGCGCCAACCGCAAGCAGGTCATCAACCTCGCCTGGGTCGACGGCATCGAGCCGTGGTTCAGCGGCGGCCTGCTCGTGCGCCTCAAGGGCGGCCTGAAGGTCGAGCTCTCGCGCCGGCAGGCGCAGGATTTTCGCGAGCGGATGAGCCTGTAA